CGTACAGCCATTCACGATTTTGAAGGTGATCAGACATATAGTGAAAAGCCTGGGCATAATTTTACACTTAACTTTACCTTTGCTGATGTTAATCCTGAGAATTATGATGCTCTTGTAATTCCTGGCGGAAGAGCACCAGAATACATACGCTTAAATCAAAAAGTAATTGAATATACAAAGCATTTTATTAACGCACAAAAGCCAATTGCTGCAATATGCCATGGTGCACAACTATTAGCAGCCGCAGATGGAGTTAAAGGCAGAAAAGTTTCATGTTACCCGGCAGTAGGACCTGAAGTAAACGAGGCGGGTGGGCAATTTCAAGATATACCTGCTGATAAAGCATATGTTGATGGTAATTTAGTTACAGCACCGGCTTGGC
This genomic interval from Melioribacteraceae bacterium 4301-Me contains the following:
- a CDS encoding DJ-1/PfpI family protein, with product MASKKILMIVGDFVEDYEVMVPFQALQMVGHQVHAVCPNKKAGEKVRTAIHDFEGDQTYSEKPGHNFTLNFTFADVNPENYDALVIPGGRAPEYIRLNQKVIEYTKHFINAQKPIAAICHGAQLLAAADGVKGRKVSCYPAVGPEVNEAGGQFQDIPADKAYVDGNLVTAPAWPAHPEWLAKFLEVLGTKIS